The following are encoded together in the Capsulimonas corticalis genome:
- a CDS encoding YsnF/AvaK domain-containing protein codes for MPADDPRATLCNDENRIVVPIIEETLDVRKRIVETGKVRITKTVTEREEVVDIPFLRTEVDVRHVPIDRFVDAAPPIRHEGDVMIIPVMEEVLVVEKRLKLKEEIHVTHRQTEYHDTQTVVLRRESVSEDRVVSADYGEQSISSS; via the coding sequence ATGCCAGCAGACGATCCCAGGGCCACGCTTTGCAATGACGAGAACCGCATCGTCGTCCCCATTATTGAAGAAACGCTGGATGTGAGAAAGCGCATCGTCGAAACAGGCAAAGTACGAATTACCAAGACGGTGACTGAGCGTGAAGAAGTGGTCGATATCCCATTTCTGCGCACCGAGGTTGATGTCCGTCACGTCCCCATTGACCGATTTGTGGATGCAGCGCCGCCGATACGCCATGAAGGTGATGTGATGATCATACCAGTGATGGAAGAGGTCTTGGTGGTGGAGAAACGGCTGAAGCTCAAGGAAGAAATCCACGTCACCCACCGCCAGACCGAGTATCACGATACACAAACGGTGGTTCTTCGCAGAGAATCAGTCTCCGAAGATCGTGTGGTAAGCGCAGACTATGGTGAGCAGTCCATATCGTCAAGCTGA
- a CDS encoding YsnF/AvaK domain-containing protein: MATNDYKDEVLDEHGKEPATKHDVTEGGVLGAVGGAIVGGLAGGPVGALIGAIAGGAASAAAVDVVDKHDHDYARTVAGSDAPVANTIRPVDTYSTPSAANTVPTPVAAARVEDYSATAATPTDTLARTDAVDTDGKTVIPVIEEELEVGKRQVQSGGARVHTEVIETPVEENVTLHEEHVVVDRRPVDRAVSSADNAFQDGVIELTETDEVPVVAKTARVVEEVVIGKTATDRVETIHDTVRRTDVEVEELEAERDLKR; the protein is encoded by the coding sequence ATGGCCACGAACGATTATAAAGATGAAGTTCTCGATGAACACGGAAAAGAGCCTGCAACGAAGCACGATGTGACCGAAGGCGGCGTGCTTGGCGCGGTCGGCGGAGCCATTGTAGGCGGCCTGGCGGGCGGCCCCGTGGGCGCACTCATCGGAGCCATTGCGGGCGGCGCGGCTTCTGCGGCGGCGGTAGATGTGGTGGACAAACACGATCACGACTACGCCCGTACAGTCGCTGGTTCGGATGCCCCCGTGGCGAATACTATCCGTCCAGTGGATACTTACAGCACGCCATCGGCGGCAAACACCGTACCCACTCCCGTTGCGGCTGCTCGTGTGGAGGATTATTCGGCGACTGCCGCCACTCCCACAGATACCCTGGCGCGGACGGATGCTGTTGACACCGATGGCAAAACGGTCATTCCCGTGATCGAGGAAGAACTCGAAGTCGGTAAGCGACAGGTACAATCAGGCGGCGCGCGCGTCCACACGGAAGTCATCGAAACGCCCGTGGAGGAAAACGTCACGCTTCATGAAGAGCATGTCGTCGTGGACCGTCGTCCCGTGGACCGCGCGGTTTCCAGCGCGGATAACGCCTTCCAGGATGGCGTCATCGAGCTCACGGAAACGGATGAAGTTCCCGTGGTTGCGAAGACCGCGCGCGTGGTGGAGGAAGTCGTGATTGGCAAAACCGCCACGGATCGCGTGGAGACCATTCATGACACCGTGCGGCGCACGGATGTTGAGGTCGAGGAACTGGAAGCCGAGCGCGATCTGAAACGCTAA
- a CDS encoding YsnF/AvaK domain-containing protein, with the protein MSTEVLGLYDTIDAANQAAQALEQAGFSANDIVVETYRANASGATTTAQESGWDKVLGKLHLIAPKHDAAYYSNGLRDGQTFVTVTTTDDRIQNAADILNANGALDIETNIAEFYQKTGAEYAPSANLTATGLNAADDNTVIPVIEEELQVGKRQVQRGGVRIYQHITERPVDEQISLHEETVTVDRHAVDRPITDADAAFAENILEVTETKEVPVVAKSARVVEEVVVGKTATDRVETVHDTVRRTDVNVEEIDGDDLEVDETQKVLR; encoded by the coding sequence CGGCTCAAGCACTGGAGCAAGCGGGATTCTCAGCGAACGACATCGTTGTCGAAACGTATCGCGCGAATGCTTCGGGCGCGACGACGACCGCTCAGGAAAGTGGCTGGGACAAGGTTCTGGGCAAACTTCATTTGATTGCTCCAAAGCACGACGCGGCGTATTACTCCAACGGACTTCGCGACGGTCAAACGTTCGTGACGGTAACAACCACCGACGACAGGATCCAAAACGCCGCCGATATCCTTAACGCCAACGGCGCGCTCGACATCGAAACAAACATCGCCGAGTTCTATCAAAAAACGGGAGCCGAATACGCGCCCTCAGCGAACCTCACTGCGACTGGTCTCAACGCGGCGGACGATAACACCGTCATTCCTGTGATCGAGGAAGAACTGCAGGTCGGTAAGCGACAGGTACAGCGTGGCGGTGTGCGCATTTATCAGCATATCACTGAGCGCCCCGTGGATGAGCAGATCAGCCTGCACGAAGAAACCGTGACTGTAGACCGCCACGCCGTGGATCGCCCCATCACCGATGCTGACGCGGCGTTTGCCGAAAATATCCTCGAAGTCACTGAGACGAAGGAAGTCCCTGTTGTCGCTAAATCAGCGCGCGTGGTCGAAGAAGTCGTTGTCGGTAAAACTGCCACGGATCGCGTCGAGACCGTGCATGACACCGTGCGCCGCACGGATGTGAATGTCGAAGAAATTGACGGCGACGACCTGGAAGTCGATGAGACACAGAAGGTCTTGCGCTAA